Genomic DNA from Setaria italica strain Yugu1 chromosome V, Setaria_italica_v2.0, whole genome shotgun sequence:
GTTGCCATAGTGGTAatccaacctatgtgatcggagatcccgtgaattagGATCCGAGAAAAACAAGCTTTTGGTTAACTGAGGAGAGTAATTATTCAACCCTCTATAAGTGAAGATGCAATACTATCAAATACTGTAAGGCATGTGTACTATAAGGTAGGTTGGCTATATGCCTTAATGTGATTCTGTTAGCTTTAATAAGCGAACATGTTGTCCTACAAATcattcttgaaagaacacacctatatgagtCCGGCTGTTCAACGTTGCAGTCTATaagacttgggtgatctctagtaaGCTCATGAAAGAGACCAGGGAGTACGATGTATATGCTCCACCCATGGGGTAGACTACTGACAGCCAAGTACTGGTTatgactttgagtgaaacttgtccacGCAAAACTAGCAATTCAAGGCAAAGTCCATTATCAAGTTGTGGATGagtgtagcttgaagctctaggcaaGAGTTCAACTTAAAAGTCCTTGTTGAAACACCGATATATCAAACAGAGTGAGAAATATGCAAAACACCTAAATAggtatttgagatctggtgggggattgttagatatatggacttggcccatataaataattttgaataaatctcaaaggtctattagcgtaagagggggtacaccatctattagtcacGTATTactaatagatgagggtgttAGGGGTTTTCCTCCTATAAATACATACCACCCCTCATGGAAAGACGCACCATATACTACTATACGGAAAGGCCCCGAGGTTAGGGTATCCTAAAGTGGTCTATACGAGTTAGGTTTTGCCTCTTCTACACTGTTGTGCCACCACTGTAGTCTTATCCATTCCGTtgcgtcggcgtgcaccgggGAACGGGACAGCGAGTCTTCGGAACCAGCCatccttgtgatcctgcaccgggagagggtgaataaggtttttgggaagcgctccgcATGACTGCTCAAGTTCGTCGCAACGGCTCATCCTCCGTCCAATCTTCGTGTCGCGGTGTATCGTCGTCTTTAACACCGGTTGCTGCGATCCGTCCACAACATCGTCGTCACTCCGTTAGCGCCGCTCGTCATCACGGCTTCCCGGTACGTGCACCGTGATCTGATCTGGTTGTTAATCATGTTTTCTGATATCATGATTATGTTGTTAATGTTATctagtatgttagagttttGCATGCTAGGATTGTctcttgtcatgatttatttattttgaaaattagTACAACAATTGCCTAATTATCCAACAAGTGAGATATCATTAAGGGTCGTTCAAGGCATAATAattttaatattactaatttttattattatcATGTTGAGATTTTCCGTGTCGTTATTGATAGAATGTGTGGCAAGTTGTTGACGCACAATTAATTTGAATCCGGTGCCGACAAATTGATGCGATATTTCCTTTCTTAATGTATGCATATTTGCATGTGTGTTGAATGATAATTCTAGTTTCAAAACTATCAAAGTTGTCAACTTTGTTGGTGTTAGTGATTGATATGTTTGTGTGAATTTGTTATGAGTTGCTATGTTTACCCATGCTCTAAAAAATTTCTTGATCCACCGTTGTCTTGGATGCTTCCGCTTCTTGGGACTCTAACCACCCAAAATGGTGGAGTGGGTGGTATATAACTCAAACTAGCCCATCCGTTGTTTAATAACATGAACATTGTGATTAGGACTCGTGTAAATAATGAACCATGTGATAAGTTGTGAGAGGGAAACTTTGCTTAATTAATTGCTAGCTGTGACATTACTCATACGACAACATGGGCAccgatttttatttttattggtTGATACCATTATAATCATAAGCTaatactccttccatcccaaattactatttgttttggtttttttaatgtatatagacataatatatatctaggtgcataataaaaaCTATGtgtctagaaaaaccaaaacgaatagtaatttgggattgGGGGACGATGGGTATCGGTAGAGGAGTATTTGAAAATCTTACCCATTAGATTTGACACGGGTATCGTAGGGTTTCGAGTATGGGGATGTTTGGTTGCTAGCCACCATTTGCCACACATAACTTTTGGCAAGTGTGGCAAGCCACAAAAGTGTGGCGAAGAAATTGAAGCCACACTTTGTCATGGTAATGGGAATCTTGCCACACCTTTTGTTTCTATGAGATGTGGAACTCAAAGAATCTTGCCAAAGGTTAGTTGTCCAGCCTAccaatttggtcaaacttatctaaggttaagggggtgtttggatccatgaactaatttttagttcggatcacatcggatgtttgataccaattagaaggactaaacgtgaattaattataaaattaattgcataagccgtggctaattcgcgagacgaatctattcatggattaattaggtttaatagattcgtctcacgaattagcctttatttatacaattagtttggtaattaacctatatctaaacatttgatgttaATCCCTCCAAACAGGATCTAATTGTGGCAAAGTGTGGCTCCGAACCGAACATCCCATGTCGTTGGACGGGTATTTCCTTGGCCCGCGTCATAGCCGACTCGTTGCCAATTGCCAGACCAAACGGCAAACGCCGTGCCGGGCCCGCGCTGCCGCAACTACCGTCGGCCGCTTGCTTAAGCCCGCGACAACCACTAACCTTACGGGCCCACCACGCAGTCTCCAGAACAAGCAGCGCCAATGTGCTAATCCCTCCTGTATTCGTCTCCCCCAATCCTGACCCGATcaaagtcgaagccgcccccaaATTTCCCCACGCCCAGCCACGCGGACCGCAATCCTCGTCAAATTCGCCTCCGCCGTCTGCTTGATCCGACGCCGCCGAGTCGCTCCTGTTGGACCGTGTCGCCGGGAGTGATTCGTCCGCGGGATTTGGAGGGAGCGGCTCGAGGAAAGAGATCGAGGCGAACCGCGAGCAGCAGCCATGAGCGAGGTGTTCGAGGGCTACGAGCGGCAGTACTGCGAGGCCTCGGCCTCCCTCTCCCGCAagtgcaccgccgcctccgccctcgaTGGAGGTAAGCAAAGCTTCCCCTGTTTAATCCGATTCCCCTTCGTGATTTCGTTGGGGGAGCCACCGCTTTTGTCGATTGTTTTGGTCTGATTCGGTGGGATCTCCgcagagaagaagaagcagaagctgTCCGAGATCCAGTCCTGCGTGGAGGAAGCTGAATCGCTGGTAAATAGATGCTGTAGCGCATTCTGTTATGGGGATCCCCTTGGGCTAGATATATGACTCTGGCGCCTTCAGTTCCGCTGTGGGGGAACAGTTGAATTGGGGTTGGTAGAAAAGTAGAAACATAAAAGTGGAAATCGGTGCAGTTTTGGGATTTTTAGGGAGTTTTGCAGATGGGCTGCAAGACATTTTATGTTCCATTGTCTGGGTTTGGGACGTTGGGAGAGGCAGTAATTTAATGTGTTTGCAGATTCGGAAGATGGACCTGGAGGCGAGGAGCCTGCAGCCGAGCGTGAAGGCTGGTTTGCTTGCGAAGCTGAGGGAGTATAAATCTGACCTCAATAATGTCAAGAGCGAGCTCAAGAGGATATCAGCGCCCAACGCCAGGCAGGCTACCCGGGAGGAGCTCCTTGAGGCTGGCATGGCAGACACTCTTGCGGTGAGCTCCCGGACTCCTATCAATAGCTTAATGCAGTACTTTTTAGGAATGCATCTACAGAGCGTTTAAGTGCATTTATACTGCAGTGCATAACCTATATTACATCAGGGCGTTTGTTATACATTGCATCAAAGCAAAGCCAATAATAATCCGTGTTTGTGCTTTTAAATTTGGATGTAGTATTTGATATCAGGTGACTTGGTTGATGTTGAAATGGTCAATGAGAATTGTTCTTTAACCCTATGTATTGGTATCCGTATGATTGATGGTGACGTATTGGACTTTATTTCGTCTGGAAACAAGATTGTGCTGTTACTATATTCATACAGTCTGCTATTCGGTTGTATTTTGCTTGCAGCGTTGTGCACTATTATATAGCAATGAGACGTGAACTAGGAATATAAATGCTTTTAGATTACAGCGTAATTTTCTCATCAAATGGTAATTCAGCTAGTGATCCTGTTAGGTCCTGTAGTTAGAACAGATATGCATGTTGATAAATCCAGCTAACTTACAACATTACATGTGggcttttctttctttattacggACATCCACGTTATGGCTTTGTGGCAGGATCCTGACAGCATGTTTATATATGTTCTCACTCATGCATATCTGACAATCAAGATTTAATCAGTGgctttccttatctctacatgctCAACTGGCATGATTACAAACTTTTATTTTTTAGGACACGTTGTTCTAGATGCTGGAATTTAGAAGGATATATCAGATAGTTTACTTTTTCAGTCCTGACATAAATTTTTGGATTTTGATTCTTAATACCATACCTTGTACAACTCCACTGATTGGCATCCAGATGTCTGGACACCTTTATCCCTATGCACCCCTTCACTAACTATGCTTCCTAAGTTTCCTAATGTACGTAGCATAGGATTCTTGCCCCTTATCGTAATCATCTTCTCCATATTAGTATTGGATGCATGAAAAAGGTGGAACATATGCTGCAATCAAGAAATCCTTGGTCACATCCTATATATCTGTAACTTTAGACATAACTGCTACAGTTCTAGAAAATAACTTTTACATGTAGGTGACTTTTCTATTCTTATCTCTGTTCTATCTTTAGTCTGACAAAACTAAACCATGTAATCATATATGTCTTTCATCCTATTGCGAGCTACTTTTCAATATCTATTCAAATAAAGAAATGTTCCTCGACTAATACAGTAGTATAAATTCATTAGTTCTTTTGCAATGCTATTTAATATCCAGGGAAGTGTTTCAATTACCTACATTACCTATTCCTAGATGTAACTATGCAATTGGAATGCTGCCTCTGCATTCCTGTTTCATTTATctttgttatgctgattttcatATAGTAAGCCATTTGAACACAGGGTTCTTACAGTTTTTTTTGGTACTCGTGCCATACTTGGTGCATTGTTGCATGGCTCAGGTGTCTACTGATCAGAGGGGAAGATTGATGATGACAACTGAAAGACTGAATCAGTCCACTGATAGAATTAAAGAGAGCCGAAGAACTATGTTGGAGACAGAAGAACTTGGTGTGTCAATTCTTCAGGATCTTCACCAACAACGACAGTCACTACTACATGCCCATACCACTGTATGTGCTCTGTCTCATCAACAGTTCTATCtattttggttgttgttttctGACTTTACAGGTTGAACAGATGCAGCAATTCTTGCTAACAAAACACTCATAACAGCACTAGTTTGGTTCCTTGGACTGCTTTACTCTATCTTGGCTTTACTCATAGCAATTCAGTTTGGATTTTTCTTTGTGCAGGATATCTTATGAAAATCAAATGTTAGTTATCAACTGGTTTTTGCTTCTGTTGTGTGCTAATGAATTTTAGTGATTGATGCTGTTGCTTTTGAGTGTATGTTTcgtttttcctttccttcttttGTTTGCAAGTTTTCTGTGTTGGGTGACCCTTTCTTTTCTCCCTATAATGTAACGACACGCAATTCTCCTATGCATTCGAGAAAAAGTTGTAGTCCATCAAATATTGTATTAGGTGTActagctcttaacatgtcttccaaaCAATTATCCATTCATTTTTTGTTACTATTCAGAGTAGAGTTCTTCATGTCCTAAGAAATGTTATCCTAAACGCTAAACAGTCGGTCACCTACCATTCGGACTAAATGGCCAATTAAATGGGTTAAACGGCCATTAAATGGGTGATTAAACAGACACGGGTAAGCACCGCGCAGCATTTACACAGCATGTAAACGGGCTTAACGGCCGTGTAGGCAACAGTGGTCCTAAGTAGTTCTATGATTCTGTCTCATCACTCCATGTGGACACATAATCTTGTTTGCTACATGAACAGTATAGATTAGATTGTACTTGAGGAATTTAGACTGTGTCTAGTGCTTCTGTGCACATGCTAAAGGTTAGATTGCACCTCTTCAGGATTTTATAGACTGGGGAGTTATATTTTCTGGAACACATGGGTAGGTCTGTTAGTCTGACCCAAGAGGGTGAGCACACACTTGTTGATTCGTTCTGACTCATGCGATGTCTTTACATTTTATATGGATAGCTACGGAATTTTCCTACTTTAACTTCTGAGGGCAAAGGATTGGTGATTGAATTAAAAGGGGAAAGATCCTTAGTCTCAGAGGTGCAAGGACTATGTAGCTTGACTGATTCTTGTATAGATTAGAGTAGAAAATTTCATTGCTTTGTTCTCTTTGATGTAAAGAGGAACTGTGACCTCCTTTTAGTAAAAATGCAAGCAACACATGCCCACCCGTTCCTTGTTGAAATGAATGTCAGAGTTAGGGGCC
This window encodes:
- the LOC101775708 gene encoding vesicle transport v-SNARE 13; amino-acid sequence: MSEVFEGYERQYCEASASLSRKCTAASALDGEKKKQKLSEIQSCVEEAESLIRKMDLEARSLQPSVKAGLLAKLREYKSDLNNVKSELKRISAPNARQATREELLEAGMADTLAVSTDQRGRLMMTTERLNQSTDRIKESRRTMLETEELGVSILQDLHQQRQSLLHAHTTLHGVDDNIGKSKKILAAMSKRMDRNKWIIGGIITALVLAILLILYFKLAH